A region of the Phycisphaerae bacterium genome:
ACTCCCCTCCCTTCCAGGGAGGGGGCAGGGGGAGGGTTGGCCGTGACCCGCTGGCAAACGCGTTTTGAACGCCGGGACTCCGTTGTTATCCTGATGGGCAGAGGGTCTGCATCTGTGAAGTGCCCCCAATCGGCCCCGCGCGAGCGCCGCCGGGAGGAGAAGAATCGTGCCTGACACCTGCCGAACGATGATTGTGCCGTGTGCCTTGGTGGTGCTCCCTACGGATGCCCCGGCGAACCACGCACTATGGCGACGGCGAAGCCGCACCATCGACGATGGTCGGCGGCTGTCCCCGCGCGCGTTCGTACGCCTCCCGGAATCGCTCCAACTCACGTGCAAACTCCGCCGCCGAGAAGTGCTTGACCTCGCCGCCGACGTACAGCACACAACAATCGCCGTCTTCGTGATTCGTCGGCCGGTCGTACGCCAGGATCCAGTTCCACGGGTCTTGGCGACTCAAGCCCGAGACGTACAGGTAGTCTGTATTCCCGGGCCCAGCCACCGACGACGAGAACGGACAGTGCAACTGCATCTCGGTCACGAACCCCTGCTCGAATAGCGGTGTCAGGTCTGGCGGATATGTACCGTTGTCATCGTAATAATCACGCAATGCGTGACCAATAGCTCTTAGATTAGCGCGGCACACAGGCAGTATCTGCCCGAACAGAAAGGAGCTGACCAGCGGCCAGAAAGCGATCGTAGAGAACAACCCCAGTCCCGCGCCGATCAGCGCCCGCCACTTGCCGTCGTATGTCTTTGGGCGCCAGATCGCGAGCACGGCGCTCCACACGCCGACAATCACCGCGAGTCCACCCACAACGACGGGCGCCAGTCGGAAGATGTCAACGAAGAACGGCCAGACTACCAGCAACGGCAGGCTCGCAATCCCCAGCCACAGCGCCGCGGTAGCCCCGCCCTCGTGGATTTCATCCCGCAGCCAGCTCTCCCCGTTGCGTTCCGTGATCGGCCCCGGCAAGACGGGCGGAAGCACAGGTGTGGGATTATCCGCGCACATCAGGCCGCTCCTGTTCGCAGAACGCCGCGGCGCCGGTCACATCCGCACCCCCTTGGTGTCTTCGCGCCTTCGTGGTGCTCCTACTTCGTCAGCAGCGCGCGGAGCTTTGCATCCGACTGCGCCTGCACCTGGTCGTGCAGGCTCTGCCCGTGGCTGTCCATCGTCACCACGCACGGGAAGTCCTCGACGCGAATCTGCCAGAACGCCTCCGGCACGCCGAAGTCCAGCTTGTGCACCGCGAGCACCTCTTTCACGCTCTCGGCGATGAGCGTCGCCGCCCCGCCGATCGCGTGCAGGTACACCGCCCCGAACTTCTGGCAACCCGCCAGCGTCTTCGCCCCCATTCCACCCTTGCCGATCACCGCGCGCAAGCCGAAATGCTCGATCACGTCCGCCTGGTACGGCTCTTCGCGAATGCTCGTCGTCGGACCGGCGGCGACGAATTCATACTTTTCTGGCAGACCAGAGGCCTGCCCCACCCGCCGCACGACCGGCCCGCAGTGGTAGATCACCCCGCCCGCGAGCCCCGGCTTCAGCACGTCATAGACGGCGCGCTCGCTCGGCGGGCACGGGCCGGCGATGAAGCTCTCCTTCATGTACTTATGCGCCGCGTCCCGCCCGGTGAAGATCACGCCGGACAGCAGCACCTGGTCGCCAATCTTCAAGGCGCGGATATCCTTCTCACTGATCGGAACGCTCAGCTTCGTCGCCATCGCATAGCCTCTGCATGAAACGTAACAAGGTGCGCAGGTAACAAAGTAACAACGGGGGCCCGTCTGGCCTCAACACCGTTACCTCGCCCGCAGCACGTCAGATCGCCACCAACGCTCACTTTGTTACCTTGTTACTTTGTCACCTTGTCGCTCGCGGGCGCCTTCACAGTGCGGCTGGGTCACGCCCTACGTCGGTGCTGTAATCTCCACCTTCCCGTTCCTGACGGTCATGAGCTTCCGCCGATCCGCCCAGCACATGTACGCGATCGACACGAAGAAGCTCGCCGGCAACCGATGCAACTCGGCCATTTTCACCGCCAGCACCGTCGTCTTGCCGCCGAAGCCCATCGGCCCGATGCCGAGCTCGTTGATCTCGCGCAGGAGCTGCTTTTCGAGCGCGTCAAGCTCCGGGTTCGGATTGCTGTCGCCCAGCGGGCGGAAGAGCTGCTCCTTCGCCTTGATCACCCCGGTCGCGCGGTCGCCGCCGATGCCCACGCCGAGGATGCCCGGCGCACAGCCAAAACCCTGCGCCTTGTTGGCCGCGTCGAGAACGGCTTTCCGCACGCCCTTGATGTCGCGACTGGCGGCAAACTCCGGCGACGGCACGCTGTACGTGACGCCACAGTTCTCCGACCCGCCGCCCTTGAGCATCAGCCCGATGCGCAGGTAGTCGTGCTCCCACTCGTCGAAGTGGATCGTCGGGAAATCGATGCCGACGTTGTCGCCCGAGTTCTTGCCCGACAACGCCGCGACCGCGTTCGGCCGCAGGAACGCCTGCTGCGTCGCGGCCCGCACGGCGGCTTCGATCTGCGTTCGCATGGCCCGCTGCGACCAGCCAACCGGGTACCACACGTAGAAGTTCGGCGTACCCGTATCCTGGCAGATCGGGCGACCCTTCTCACGCGACATGCGCACGTTTTCCAGGATGGTCTGCAAGGCCCCGTGCGCCGCCGATCCCGCCGCCTCGCGCCCCAGCGCCGCGGTGACTGCCTGCTCGATGTCCGGCGACAGGTCCGTGGACGTGGAGTTGATCAGCTCGATCACATGTTGGGTGATGTCTTCCATAGCCACCTCGCGCCGAGCCCGGCCCGGCCATTCGCGCCCCACCGCCCATTATCCGGCCGGCGGAATTGCGGTCAACCGCGCAATGGCGGCAGGATAGCGCTGCGGCCGGGGAGAGCAGAGCTCCGCTTCGCTGTCCTGGAGAAGAGTGAAGCTCTGCTTTGCGGTCCGCGTGCCACTGCTCTCGAGCAGTGCCGCTACGGGCCCGCCCCCGTTACGGCACCGCGCAGTGCACGCAGCTCCTAACGTGCCGCGCGCGTGCGCTGTCCCCCGGGTAGCTCCTCGCACAGCAGCGGATACACCACCTTCGCGATGAACTGCGGCGACGTGCTGTCCGCGTGCAGGCCGTAGTATCCGTACGCCGCGTACTCCGACTTGTACGGGCGGTTCCGCAGCTTGCTCCGGTACCAGTCGCGCTTCGCGTTGTCCGCCTTCGCCGGCAGCGTGAAGCCGTACAGACCGGCGGCCGAGGTCTCCCCGTCCTTCCGATCGACCGAGCCCGTGATCGGCAACCCATAGCGCAGCAGCGGATCATCCGCCGAGTAGAAGCAGTACAGATGCCCATCGATCTTCTGCATGGCCGCGCTCAGGTCGTAGTTGCGCGACAGCGCACTGCCCAGGAACACAACGGTCCCCACGCTCCGCTCTTTCGGCAACGCCTCCAGCGCCCACGTGGCGATGCCCGTCCCCGCCGACAGCGCCACGATGTTCACCCGCCGGCCCGGGTACGCATCCATGTATTCTTCGATCCGCGCGGCAAGCCGGCGGGCCTGGCCCTCGTTGCGGTCCCGGTCCACCAGGTCGCGCAGCGTGCCGCCGAGCACGGCTTGCCACGCGAACACCTCGATCGAGCCCTTGTAGCGCGCTTCGCGCAGCCCCTTCGGCACGTCCACCGTGCCCACCGCGTTGCCGATCCCGCCCGCCCCGCCGACGAAATACGTCCGCCCGTGCTCGCTGCCGCGCGTGTCCGTGCCGAGGTACGACATCCATGTGCAGCCACCCGTCGCGCCCAGGCCAAC
Encoded here:
- a CDS encoding fumarate hydratase C-terminal domain-containing protein, whose product is MATKLSVPISEKDIRALKIGDQVLLSGVIFTGRDAAHKYMKESFIAGPCPPSERAVYDVLKPGLAGGVIYHCGPVVRRVGQASGLPEKYEFVAAGPTTSIREEPYQADVIEHFGLRAVIGKGGMGAKTLAGCQKFGAVYLHAIGGAATLIAESVKEVLAVHKLDFGVPEAFWQIRVEDFPCVVTMDSHGQSLHDQVQAQSDAKLRALLTK
- a CDS encoding fumarate hydratase produces the protein MEDITQHVIELINSTSTDLSPDIEQAVTAALGREAAGSAAHGALQTILENVRMSREKGRPICQDTGTPNFYVWYPVGWSQRAMRTQIEAAVRAATQQAFLRPNAVAALSGKNSGDNVGIDFPTIHFDEWEHDYLRIGLMLKGGGSENCGVTYSVPSPEFAASRDIKGVRKAVLDAANKAQGFGCAPGILGVGIGGDRATGVIKAKEQLFRPLGDSNPNPELDALEKQLLREINELGIGPMGFGGKTTVLAVKMAELHRLPASFFVSIAYMCWADRRKLMTVRNGKVEITAPT